A window of Apium graveolens cultivar Ventura chromosome 8, ASM990537v1, whole genome shotgun sequence contains these coding sequences:
- the LOC141679567 gene encoding uncharacterized protein LOC141679567, producing MCVDYTDLNDACPKDPYPLPNIDQLIDATSGHVMLSFMDVISGYNQIKMNPKDILKTTFITHIAVYACVMLPFGLTSAGSTYQRAMNKIFKSQIGRNLECYIDDMISKSTTIPGHVEDLKECFENLRKNQLKLNPEKCTFGVGAGATNKKEVNWNLECRKTFEEIKSYLSQPPILTKAKPGEPLYLYLSAEAQAVGAALIREENGTQQPVYYVSQVLKDAETRYPRLEKFAFALVTTSRKLRHYFQGREIRVVTNQPLRKIIHKPDISERLVNWAVELSQFNLSFIPRTTIKVQALADFIIECNFPEEDPEPMDMDQEPKKEMSLGAWTLKVDGSSTSERSGAGLILKSPEGFKIQTAISFSFPATNNQVEYEALIAGLKLSRTLRVQDLKIYSDSQIVVKQTNREYIEKDPTLAKYQALVQSYLASIPSHQVLQICQEENEEADILSKLVRNSSDLDCSVYFEELHKPSIEPGEVLEIESTQNWMTPFINYLDKRELPEDKEKAQRLKAKVAKFFLEEGVLYCRTFSSPILKCIGPEEAKYCLAEVHEGICGDHMSAKALAHQIIRQGYYWPTIHQDAIEFVKKCKECQFFSNVSRICPVLPSSVLSPIPFVVWGIDIMGPFPRAKGDLRARVLPPRARDQA from the exons atgtgtgtggactacactgACCTAAACGACGCATGCCCGAAGGACCCGTATCCTCTTCCAAACATTGATCAACTAATAGATGCCACCTCAGGACATgtcatgctaagtttcatggatgtCATCTCCGGATACAACCAGATAAAGATGAACCCAAAGGACATTCTTAAGACAACATTCATAACTCACATAGCAGTCTACGCCTGTGTGATGCTACCATTCGGGCTTACCAGCGCaggatccacttaccaaagagccatgaacaagatattcaagtcccagatTGGGAGGAACTTGGAGTGCTATATCGATGACATGATTTCCAAATCAACAACTATACCAGGGCACGTGGAAGATCTGAAGGAATGCTTTGAAAACCTAAGGAAGAATCAACTCAAGCTGAATCCGGAGAAATGCACCTTCGGAGTAGGAGCAG GAGCGACCAACAAGAAAGAGGTAAACTGGAATCTGGAGTGCCGGAAAACATTCGAGGAAATCAAGTCCTACCTCTCTCAGCCACCAATCCTAACTAAAGCTAAGCCGGgagagcctctctacttatacttgtCAGCAGAAGCACAAGCCGTAGGAGCTGCCCTAATCAGGGAGGAGAATGGAACACAGCAACCAGTCTACTATGTAAGCCAAGTCTTAAAAGATGCAGAAACAAGATACCCAAGATTGGAGAAGTTTGCCTTTGCTTTGGTTACAACCTCAAGGAAACTCAGGCACTACTTCCAAGGGAGGGAAATCAGAGTAgtaacaaatcaaccactaaggAAAATAATCCACAAGCCAGATATCTCGGAAAGACTTGTCAATTGGGCTGTGGAATTGAGCCAGTTCAACCTAAGCTTCATTCCCAGGACTACAATCAAAGTTCAAGCTcttgcagatttcataatcgaatgcaacttcccAGAAGAAGACCCAGAACCAATGGACATGGATCAGGAGCCAAAAAAGGAAATGAGTCTGGGAGCCTGGACCTTAAAggtagatggttcttcaacaagcgAGAGGTCAGGAGCCGGACTCATACTCAAGAGTCCAGAAGGATTCAAGATTCAGACAGCTATATCTTTCAGCTTCCCAGCAACAAACAATCAAGTAGAATATGAGGCGTTGATCGCAGGACTAAAGCTCTCCCGGACTCTAAGGGTCCAGGACTTAAAAATCTACAGTgactcccagatagtggtcaagcaaacaaatAGGGAATACATAGAAAAGGACCCTACTCTGGCGAAGTACCAAGCACTGGTTCAGAGCTACTTAGCTTCAATTCCAAGCCACCAAGTCCTTCAGATATGCcaagaagaaaatgaagaagcggaTATCCTATCCAAATTAGTCCGGAATTCATCAGATCTGGACTGCTCAGTCTACTTCGAAGAACTCCACAAACCATCCATTGAACCCGGGGAGGTCTTGGAAATAGAAAGCACTCAAAATTGGATGACTCCCTTCATAAACTACTTGGACAAACGGGAGCTCCCAGAAGACAAAGAAAAAGCTCAAAGATTGAAAGCAAAAGTAGccaagttcttcctcgaagaGGGAGTACTCTACTGTAGGACCTTCTCATCTCCTATCCTGAAATGCATTggcccagaagaagcaaagtactgtTTGGCAGAAGTGCATGAAGGGATATGCGGAGACCATATGTCTGCAAAGGCCCTAGCTCATCAGATTATaagacaaggctactactggccaaccaTTCATCAGGATGCAATAGAATTCGTCAAGAAGTGCAAGGAATGCCAGTTCTTCAGCAATGTGTCCCGGATATGCCCAGTCCTACCATCCTCAGTCCTGTCACCTATCCCCTTCGTCGTTTGGGGTATTGACATTATGGGACCCTTCCCTCGAGCaaaaggagacctcag AGCTCGAGTCCTACCTCCAAGAGCGCGGGATCAAGCATAA